One genomic region from Muriicola soli encodes:
- a CDS encoding AI-2E family transporter, whose translation MNSNIISKGILRAIGILAGIALLLYFLYQIRSVLAYLSMAAVVALIGRPVVLFLRKRLKFPNTLAVITTMVLMVAVLAGIIALFFPLVAEQAANLSLLNIEDLRMKFSSLYQEIILYFGASADQVNDLIKGTELEKNVINGLDIGFIPNILNSFINTLSAASIGLFSVLFISFFFLKDSSLFQRGLLTFVPNNQESGMANSINKINGLLSRYFVGLLFQIMILFIIYTIVLLIVGIPNAIVIAFLCALFNIIPYVGPIIGMVLMIFLSMTSNLGADFTQVILPKTGYVLIGFAIGQLIDNFFSQPFIFSNSVKSHPLEIFLVIIIAGLLFGVLGMIVAVPGYTAIKVILKEFLADNKIVKKLTQDL comes from the coding sequence ATGAATTCCAATATCATTTCTAAGGGAATTTTACGGGCGATAGGGATACTTGCGGGTATCGCTCTGCTTCTGTACTTCCTTTACCAGATCAGATCTGTTCTGGCCTACCTATCGATGGCAGCAGTGGTCGCGCTAATCGGAAGGCCCGTCGTATTATTCTTAAGGAAGCGATTAAAGTTTCCGAATACCCTGGCTGTGATCACGACCATGGTTTTGATGGTTGCCGTGCTGGCGGGAATTATTGCCTTGTTCTTCCCACTTGTAGCGGAACAGGCGGCTAATCTGTCGCTGTTAAACATCGAAGATCTGAGAATGAAATTCAGTTCGCTTTACCAGGAGATCATTCTTTATTTTGGTGCTTCAGCCGATCAGGTGAACGACCTCATTAAGGGTACCGAACTTGAAAAAAATGTGATTAATGGCCTCGATATTGGCTTTATTCCAAATATCCTGAATTCCTTTATAAATACGCTTAGTGCTGCCAGCATCGGGCTGTTTTCGGTGCTGTTTATTTCCTTTTTCTTTCTCAAAGACAGTTCTCTTTTTCAAAGGGGGCTGCTAACATTTGTGCCTAATAACCAGGAATCGGGTATGGCCAATTCCATAAATAAGATCAATGGATTGTTATCGCGATACTTCGTGGGATTGCTATTTCAGATCATGATCCTCTTTATAATTTACACTATTGTTCTGTTGATTGTGGGAATCCCCAATGCGATAGTCATTGCCTTCCTCTGTGCTTTGTTTAACATCATCCCTTACGTAGGGCCGATCATTGGCATGGTGCTTATGATATTCCTCTCCATGACCTCAAATTTAGGGGCCGATTTTACCCAGGTGATCCTTCCAAAAACGGGGTACGTATTGATAGGATTTGCCATAGGTCAGCTTATCGACAATTTCTTTTCGCAACCCTTTATTTTCTCCAACAGTGTGAAGTCGCACCCCCTGGAAATTTTCCTTGTGATCATCATTGCCGGTTTACTTTTTGGAGTGTTGGGAATGATCGTTGCTGTACCCGGATATACCGCCATTAAGGTCATTTTAAAGGAGTTTTTGGCTGATAATAAGATCGTAAAGAAACTTACTCAAGACTTATAG
- a CDS encoding GMC oxidoreductase, producing MQIKESQVRYDAIIVGSGAGGGMSAKVLADAGLKIAVVEAGPYFDPADPKQMTQLKWPYESPRRGAGTSRVFGEFDMAYGGWEIEGEPYTQKDDTDFWWYRSHMLGGRTNHWGRISLRFGPKDFKHKDVDGLGDNWPIGYEDVKPYYDKVDKLIGVFGTNEGLPNDPDGFFLPPPKPRLHELFYIKGARNLNIPVIPSRMSMLTKKINNERGVCFYCGQCSRACQVYADFSSGSCLIFPAQKSGGQVDLYVNSVVREVTTDEEGKATGVSYINKEDRKEYKLKGKVVVLAASACSSARILLNSKSKQHPNGLGNSSNLVGKYLHDSTGSSRAGFIPGLMNRKMYNEDGVGGMHVYTPWWLDNKDLDFPRGYHIEVWGGIGMPNYGFGFNPNDFNKFFGLPTGGYGPSLRADVKKYYGSVIGFGGRGEAIAREDNYCEIDPTTVDEFGIPVLRFKYQWSDFEKKQAKHMQETFEELIHSMGGEPLGDTPTKEQDYGLLAPGMIIHEVGTTRMGDDKKKSVVNRYQQLHDANNVFITDAGPFVSQADKNCTWTILALSWRASDYILEQLKQQNI from the coding sequence ATGCAAATCAAAGAATCTCAGGTTCGTTACGACGCCATTATAGTTGGCTCGGGAGCGGGAGGTGGTATGTCTGCCAAAGTTCTGGCAGATGCCGGACTGAAAATTGCAGTCGTGGAGGCAGGGCCTTACTTCGATCCTGCTGACCCCAAGCAAATGACCCAGTTAAAATGGCCCTATGAATCCCCGAGAAGAGGTGCGGGAACTTCTCGTGTGTTCGGCGAGTTTGATATGGCCTATGGCGGATGGGAAATAGAAGGAGAGCCCTATACCCAAAAAGACGATACCGATTTCTGGTGGTACCGCTCACATATGCTAGGAGGGCGTACCAATCACTGGGGCAGGATTTCCCTGCGTTTTGGCCCAAAAGATTTTAAACATAAAGATGTAGACGGGCTTGGGGATAATTGGCCAATTGGATATGAAGATGTGAAGCCCTATTACGATAAAGTGGATAAACTCATAGGCGTTTTTGGCACCAACGAAGGTCTGCCCAATGATCCCGACGGATTTTTTCTTCCTCCTCCTAAACCCAGGCTTCACGAGTTATTCTATATTAAAGGTGCGCGAAACTTAAATATTCCCGTGATCCCTTCCCGCATGTCAATGTTGACCAAAAAGATCAATAATGAGCGAGGGGTATGTTTTTATTGCGGACAGTGTTCCAGAGCTTGTCAGGTGTATGCCGATTTCTCCTCAGGTTCCTGTTTAATTTTTCCCGCCCAGAAAAGTGGAGGACAGGTAGACCTTTACGTAAATTCAGTGGTGAGGGAAGTAACTACTGATGAAGAAGGCAAGGCAACAGGAGTGTCTTATATCAATAAAGAAGACAGGAAAGAATACAAACTAAAAGGAAAAGTGGTGGTCCTGGCCGCCTCAGCTTGCAGCTCTGCAAGGATCCTTTTAAACTCAAAAAGCAAACAACATCCCAATGGCCTAGGAAATAGTAGCAATCTTGTAGGGAAATATCTGCATGATTCAACCGGGAGCAGCAGAGCCGGGTTTATTCCGGGCTTAATGAATCGTAAAATGTACAACGAAGATGGCGTAGGAGGCATGCATGTTTACACGCCCTGGTGGTTAGATAATAAAGATCTCGACTTTCCTAGGGGCTACCATATTGAAGTTTGGGGCGGCATAGGAATGCCCAACTACGGCTTCGGATTTAACCCTAATGATTTCAATAAATTTTTTGGACTACCCACAGGAGGCTACGGCCCTTCATTGAGAGCGGACGTAAAAAAATACTACGGCTCCGTGATTGGATTTGGCGGCAGGGGAGAGGCCATCGCAAGAGAGGATAATTATTGTGAGATCGACCCCACAACGGTTGATGAATTTGGGATCCCGGTACTGCGATTTAAGTACCAATGGTCAGATTTTGAGAAGAAACAGGCCAAGCATATGCAGGAAACGTTTGAGGAACTCATCCATAGTATGGGAGGAGAACCTTTGGGCGACACGCCTACCAAAGAGCAGGATTACGGCTTGCTCGCTCCCGGGATGATTATCCACGAAGTGGGAACTACCCGCATGGGTGACGATAAGAAAAAGTCGGTTGTAAATCGTTATCAGCAATTGCATGATGCAAACAATGTTTTTATCACAGACGCAGGACCCTTCGTCTCCCAGGCAGACAAGAATTGCACCTGGACCATTCTGGCGCTTTCATGGAGGGCATCAGACTATATTCTAGAACAATTGAAGCAACAAAACATCTGA
- a CDS encoding DUF4159 domain-containing protein, translating into MRKIVLLVIIGFGISFTSASGQEIAVLKYKGGGDWYANPTALPNLIRFCNQTISTRISPEPQTVEPGSPLLFQYPYVHMTGHGNVFFSDEEVGSLRTYLLAGGFLHIDDNYGMEPYIRKEIKKIFPDKELEELSPEHAIFSQKFKFATGLPKIHEHDGKRPQALGIFDKNRLVLLFTFESDLGDGWEDPEVHNDPPEVRQKALQMGANIIQYAFKN; encoded by the coding sequence ATGAGAAAAATTGTACTGTTAGTCATTATTGGGTTTGGAATTTCATTCACCTCCGCATCGGGACAAGAGATTGCCGTTTTAAAATACAAGGGTGGCGGAGACTGGTACGCAAATCCTACCGCCTTGCCTAATCTAATCCGCTTTTGCAATCAAACGATCAGCACAAGAATCAGCCCTGAACCACAAACTGTGGAACCGGGTAGCCCCCTCTTGTTTCAATACCCTTATGTTCACATGACAGGGCACGGCAATGTGTTTTTTAGTGATGAAGAAGTCGGGAGCCTGAGAACCTATCTCCTGGCAGGAGGCTTTTTACATATCGATGATAACTACGGAATGGAACCTTACATCAGGAAGGAAATAAAAAAAATATTTCCAGATAAGGAATTGGAGGAATTGAGTCCGGAGCACGCTATTTTTTCTCAGAAATTTAAATTTGCAACCGGCTTACCCAAGATTCACGAGCACGACGGAAAGAGACCACAGGCATTGGGTATTTTTGATAAAAACAGATTGGTCCTCCTCTTTACTTTCGAAAGTGATCTGGGCGACGGCTGGGAAGATCCTGAAGTTCACAATGATCCTCCTGAGGTCAGGCAAAAGGCCCTTCAGATGGGTGCGAACATCATTCAATACGCTTTTAAGAATTAG
- a CDS encoding sugar phosphate isomerase/epimerase family protein: MNNFKSFWLVLFATLLSVPSTMGQEVGLQLYSLRNQFKNDVEGTLKTISDWGITKVEGGDTYGLPLEEFLGLLKKYDLEVVSVGASFEELAENPQAVAEKAKAYGATYVMCAWIPHKGDEFTLEDTQKAIDVFNTAGEILDRDNITLAYHPHGYEFRPYGEGTLFDYMSENAEDFYFEMDVYWVKHGGADPMELLNKYTDQFVLMHLKDMAEEVEGNDTGHGDVETNVVLGTGQIDMSSIVAKAKELEIEYMFIEDESSRVLQQVPQSLAYLKTLERD, from the coding sequence ATGAATAATTTTAAAAGTTTCTGGCTCGTCCTTTTTGCTACATTACTTTCTGTACCCTCCACGATGGGCCAGGAGGTAGGACTTCAGCTTTACAGTCTTAGGAATCAATTTAAAAACGATGTAGAAGGAACGCTTAAAACCATCAGCGATTGGGGTATCACCAAGGTTGAAGGGGGCGATACATACGGCTTACCCCTGGAAGAGTTTTTGGGTTTGTTAAAAAAGTACGATCTCGAAGTAGTAAGTGTGGGTGCTTCCTTTGAGGAGTTGGCAGAAAACCCACAAGCTGTCGCAGAAAAAGCCAAGGCCTACGGCGCTACTTACGTTATGTGTGCATGGATACCTCACAAGGGAGATGAATTCACTCTGGAAGACACTCAAAAAGCTATTGACGTATTCAATACTGCTGGGGAAATCCTAGATCGGGATAATATCACATTGGCTTATCACCCGCATGGGTATGAATTCAGGCCCTATGGAGAGGGAACCCTTTTTGATTATATGTCCGAAAACGCAGAGGATTTTTACTTTGAGATGGATGTTTATTGGGTGAAACACGGAGGTGCGGATCCGATGGAATTGCTAAACAAATACACCGATCAATTTGTACTGATGCATCTCAAGGATATGGCAGAAGAGGTTGAAGGTAACGATACAGGGCACGGGGATGTTGAAACTAATGTGGTGTTGGGAACCGGGCAAATTGATATGTCTTCTATAGTAGCTAAGGCAAAAGAACTGGAAATTGAGTATATGTTTATCGAAGACGAATCGTCTCGCGTACTTCAACAAGTTCCTCAAAGCCTGGCCTATCTCAAAACTCTTGAACGGGACTAA
- a CDS encoding class I SAM-dependent methyltransferase, with protein sequence MNKNILKTGLQDFIENNYNTDIVSVLLSKPRFLQISAQELGQQLYGKKKAEEKLPTWFKTPGIYYPNRVQLEQTSSEITAAHKASMLSGNQVADLSGGFGVDTYFFSRKIPRVTYCEIDPELNEIVRQNATALGINNVDFHCADGIEFLKNTATEFDWIYLDPSRRDQDKKKVFQLADCSPDVILHRDLLLRKAGAVMIKTSPLLDLSAGIEQLKEVAEIHVVAVDNEVKELLWILRKDSPNKEVKITAVNFTKSEQQVFEFERNKEKIASCSFSDPLTYLYEPNSAVLKAGAFKAICRAHDVKKLHEHSHLYTSDALISFPGRVFRIEEIKPYNSAVLKTIKGSKVNVSTRNFPERVAAIRKKFKLKDGGDKYLFFTINKDNQRIVIQCTKDISS encoded by the coding sequence TTGAATAAAAATATATTAAAAACTGGTCTACAGGATTTTATAGAAAATAATTACAATACTGACATCGTGTCAGTATTGCTTTCAAAGCCCCGGTTTTTACAAATCTCTGCACAAGAACTAGGTCAACAACTCTACGGGAAGAAAAAGGCAGAAGAAAAGCTACCCACCTGGTTTAAAACACCTGGGATCTACTATCCGAATAGAGTGCAGCTCGAGCAAACCTCCTCCGAAATTACTGCAGCCCACAAAGCCTCAATGCTCAGTGGAAATCAGGTGGCAGACCTCAGTGGCGGTTTCGGAGTAGACACTTATTTTTTTAGTCGCAAAATACCTCGTGTTACCTACTGCGAAATCGATCCTGAATTGAATGAGATCGTCAGGCAGAATGCCACAGCCTTAGGAATCAATAATGTGGATTTTCATTGTGCAGACGGAATAGAGTTTCTCAAAAACACGGCGACAGAATTTGACTGGATCTATCTGGATCCCAGCAGACGTGATCAGGATAAGAAAAAAGTGTTTCAACTTGCCGATTGCAGTCCGGATGTTATTTTACATCGCGACCTCCTGCTCAGGAAAGCAGGAGCCGTAATGATCAAGACCTCACCCCTACTCGACCTCAGTGCCGGGATAGAACAGTTAAAGGAGGTGGCCGAAATACACGTGGTAGCAGTAGATAATGAGGTAAAGGAATTACTGTGGATTCTACGGAAAGACAGTCCAAACAAAGAGGTTAAGATCACAGCTGTAAATTTTACGAAAAGTGAGCAGCAAGTCTTCGAATTTGAGCGCAACAAAGAAAAAATTGCGAGCTGTTCATTTTCTGATCCACTTACCTATTTGTACGAACCCAACAGTGCCGTTTTAAAAGCCGGAGCCTTCAAAGCTATATGCAGAGCCCACGACGTTAAAAAACTGCATGAACACAGTCATCTGTATACTTCAGATGCCCTGATTTCATTCCCCGGACGCGTATTTCGAATTGAGGAAATAAAGCCATATAACAGTGCAGTCCTGAAAACAATAAAAGGGAGCAAAGTAAATGTCAGCACCCGTAATTTTCCTGAGCGTGTAGCAGCGATCCGGAAGAAATTCAAGCTAAAAGACGGAGGTGATAAATATTTATTTTTTACTATAAATAAAGACAATCAACGCATTGTAATTCAATGCACTAAGGACATTTCCAGCTAA
- the tsaD gene encoding tRNA (adenosine(37)-N6)-threonylcarbamoyltransferase complex transferase subunit TsaD, producing the protein MKNQNIYILAIESSCDDTSAAVMQNDITLSNVVATQKIHEEYGGVVPELASRAHQQNIVPVIHQALAKAKIDKNQLSAIAFTRGPGLMGSLLVGTSFAKSMALGLQIPLIEVNHMQAHILAHFIKEEDFNSPGFPFLALTISGGHTQIVLVRDYFDMEILGETLDDAVGEAFDKTAKIIGLPYPGGPLVDKLAQNGNAHAFPFPKPKVKGLDFSFSGLKTSILYFIQRETAKNPNFIEEHKEDICASIQYTIIEILMSKLKKAVKETGIKQIAIGGGVSANSGIRKALKNAESELGWTTYIPKFEYCTDNAAMIGIVGYLKYREEIFSDQSISAKPRYVIP; encoded by the coding sequence GTGAAAAATCAAAATATCTATATACTGGCCATAGAATCTTCTTGTGACGACACTTCAGCTGCCGTAATGCAAAATGATATTACCTTGAGCAATGTTGTAGCCACACAGAAGATTCACGAAGAATACGGCGGTGTGGTTCCGGAATTAGCATCAAGGGCACACCAGCAAAATATTGTCCCTGTAATCCACCAGGCCCTGGCTAAAGCAAAGATCGATAAAAATCAGCTATCAGCCATAGCTTTTACCAGAGGACCGGGCTTGATGGGTTCTCTTCTTGTAGGTACTTCCTTTGCCAAATCCATGGCGCTGGGATTGCAAATTCCACTGATAGAGGTAAACCACATGCAGGCCCATATCCTTGCCCATTTTATCAAGGAAGAAGACTTTAATTCGCCGGGCTTTCCATTTTTGGCCTTAACCATAAGCGGCGGACATACCCAGATTGTATTGGTCAGGGACTATTTTGATATGGAGATTTTGGGAGAAACCCTCGATGATGCAGTAGGAGAAGCCTTTGATAAAACAGCCAAGATTATCGGATTACCTTACCCTGGCGGACCCCTGGTAGATAAATTAGCTCAAAATGGCAATGCCCATGCCTTTCCCTTCCCCAAGCCTAAAGTGAAAGGTCTTGATTTTAGTTTTAGTGGATTAAAAACCAGTATTTTATACTTTATTCAAAGAGAAACGGCAAAAAATCCCAATTTCATTGAGGAGCATAAAGAGGACATCTGTGCCTCCATCCAATATACCATCATCGAAATTTTGATGAGTAAATTAAAAAAGGCGGTAAAAGAGACCGGAATTAAACAAATTGCCATCGGAGGTGGGGTTTCGGCAAATTCCGGCATCCGAAAAGCACTGAAAAATGCTGAAAGTGAATTAGGTTGGACAACCTATATCCCAAAATTCGAATACTGTACAGACAATGCCGCCATGATTGGAATTGTGGGTTACCTGAAGTATCGCGAAGAAATATTTAGTGACCAGAGCATCTCGGCTAAGCCGAGATACGTCATCCCCTGA
- a CDS encoding TfoX/Sxy family protein, translated as MPFDAVLAERIRKALLSYPASLQSDLTEKKMFGGLAFLLRGKMTIGIIGEELAVRVVEEKMEEMLKMNHVRPMDFTKKPMKEFIYVSQEGLQSEKELHRYIALGIEHARVKLKS; from the coding sequence ATGCCCTTTGACGCTGTGTTGGCTGAAAGAATTCGGAAAGCATTGTTATCCTACCCCGCAAGTTTGCAATCTGATCTAACAGAGAAGAAGATGTTTGGTGGACTCGCATTTCTTTTGAGGGGTAAGATGACCATCGGTATTATTGGAGAAGAATTGGCGGTTAGGGTTGTTGAAGAGAAAATGGAGGAGATGCTCAAAATGAATCATGTGCGACCCATGGATTTCACAAAAAAGCCAATGAAAGAATTTATCTATGTTTCCCAGGAAGGCCTCCAAAGTGAAAAAGAACTTCATCGATATATTGCCCTTGGAATTGAACACGCCAGAGTAAAATTAAAATCTTGA
- a CDS encoding 16S rRNA (uracil(1498)-N(3))-methyltransferase, with amino-acid sequence MQLFFNPEITESSKTFSLSPDEGRHLLKVLRKKKGDHFHVTNGKGWIFVAALDNTDPKNTTATVVSAEKRHPKMHYLHMAVAPTKSNDRFEWFLEKATEIGINEITPIICERSERKTLKMERLQKVIQGAMKQSQRCYLPVLNPAVSMKEFLEKEHQGIRFIAHCHKEEKVELKRRIAPDKRITILIGPEGDFTENEVDLAYEKGFLSVSLGESRLRTETAALYACTAVAVFNSR; translated from the coding sequence ATGCAATTATTTTTCAATCCGGAAATTACCGAATCATCAAAAACTTTCTCCTTAAGTCCGGATGAGGGCAGGCACCTTTTAAAAGTGTTGCGCAAAAAGAAGGGGGATCATTTCCATGTAACCAACGGCAAAGGCTGGATATTTGTAGCCGCTCTGGATAATACCGACCCCAAGAATACAACAGCTACTGTGGTCTCTGCTGAAAAAAGGCACCCTAAAATGCATTATTTGCATATGGCAGTTGCCCCTACAAAAAGTAATGACCGGTTTGAATGGTTTTTGGAGAAGGCCACCGAGATCGGGATCAATGAGATCACTCCTATTATTTGTGAACGATCTGAAAGGAAGACGCTAAAGATGGAGCGTTTACAAAAGGTGATTCAGGGAGCCATGAAACAGTCCCAGAGATGCTATCTTCCTGTTCTAAACCCGGCGGTTAGCATGAAAGAATTCCTCGAAAAAGAACATCAGGGCATACGCTTTATTGCGCATTGCCATAAAGAAGAAAAGGTGGAGCTCAAGCGACGAATTGCCCCTGACAAACGCATAACTATCCTTATAGGACCGGAAGGCGACTTCACAGAAAATGAGGTGGATCTCGCTTATGAAAAGGGATTCTTATCCGTTTCATTAGGTGAAAGCAGATTGCGAACTGAAACCGCCGCACTTTACGCCTGCACCGCAGTTGCCGTTTTTAACAGCAGATAA
- a CDS encoding glycoside hydrolase family 130 protein: MRFPDVLVLLIIILFNNNLSAQNPWLLGFEKPATNPILKADHKATFMDPIKKTSVQWQKADVFNPGAVVRNDTIFLLFRAEDDPSAILGGRTSRIGLAYSTDGIDFTKYPDPVLYPDNDDFSVWDQPGGVEDPRVVELPDGTYLMLYTSWNKKTARLSAAVSADLKSWVKKGPVFYRSYQGRFLDIWSKSGSVVTELVDGRLVAKKIMDKYWMYWGELFMNVASSEDGINWDPLLDDQGELLHVFEPTLEDFDSHLVEPGPPALYTDEGILVIYNGKNLSGPGAGTNVPENTYCGGQALFSKENPAKFLKRLPEPFICPSLPHETSGQYKAGTTFVEGLVVYKNKWFLYYGTADSMVGVAVADFN; this comes from the coding sequence ATGCGATTTCCTGATGTATTGGTCTTATTGATCATAATCCTCTTTAACAACAATTTGTCTGCACAAAATCCCTGGCTTCTTGGATTTGAAAAACCGGCCACCAATCCTATTCTCAAGGCTGATCATAAGGCCACCTTTATGGACCCCATAAAAAAGACAAGCGTTCAGTGGCAAAAAGCCGACGTCTTTAATCCGGGTGCCGTTGTTCGAAACGATACGATATTTTTACTCTTCAGGGCCGAAGATGATCCAAGTGCCATACTGGGAGGAAGAACTTCCAGAATAGGTCTGGCTTACAGTACTGACGGTATTGATTTTACTAAATATCCTGATCCCGTCCTGTACCCGGATAATGATGATTTCAGTGTCTGGGATCAACCTGGGGGTGTTGAAGACCCCAGGGTGGTAGAATTGCCCGATGGGACTTATCTTATGCTGTATACTAGCTGGAATAAAAAGACGGCGCGACTATCAGCGGCGGTTTCTGCGGACTTAAAATCCTGGGTGAAGAAAGGACCGGTTTTTTACCGTTCTTATCAAGGCAGGTTTCTGGACATCTGGAGCAAGTCGGGATCTGTGGTTACGGAATTGGTGGATGGCCGACTCGTCGCTAAAAAAATCATGGATAAATACTGGATGTACTGGGGAGAATTATTTATGAACGTAGCCAGCTCCGAGGATGGAATCAATTGGGATCCACTGCTCGATGATCAGGGCGAGTTGCTTCACGTTTTTGAACCCACCTTAGAGGATTTTGACAGTCATTTGGTAGAACCAGGTCCGCCAGCACTTTATACAGACGAAGGGATCCTGGTGATATACAATGGAAAAAACCTGAGTGGTCCGGGTGCGGGAACTAATGTGCCTGAAAATACATATTGCGGAGGACAGGCCTTATTTAGCAAAGAAAATCCGGCTAAATTCCTAAAACGCCTTCCGGAACCTTTTATATGTCCCAGTCTGCCTCATGAGACCAGTGGACAATACAAGGCCGGTACTACCTTTGTAGAAGGCCTGGTGGTCTACAAGAACAAATGGTTCCTCTATTATGGAACAGCCGATTCAATGGTTGGCGTCGCCGTAGCAGATTTCAATTAA
- a CDS encoding gluconate 2-dehydrogenase subunit 3 family protein, which produces MDRRKSIKSILLGSVAGGLAIHGCAPGEENEALAQQLVENTNYFGRTPEELEEIAKLNAEQFFNAHELETIDVLSNLILPPNENGGPTEAGVPDFVEFMAKDIPELQTTLRGGLMWLDHKSNTDYGTEFKISPEVSQKAILDPIAFYDPEIPMDDHPLEVQFFNLMRNLTLTGYYTSKVGIKDLGYQGNMPNIWDGVPQDVLDQHGMAYEEEWLAKCIDQSKRGVIAEWDENGNLLT; this is translated from the coding sequence ATGGACAGAAGAAAAAGTATAAAATCTATCCTTTTGGGCTCAGTCGCCGGAGGATTGGCCATTCACGGTTGTGCACCCGGGGAAGAAAATGAGGCACTCGCGCAGCAACTGGTAGAAAATACCAATTACTTTGGCCGAACCCCCGAAGAGCTGGAAGAGATAGCTAAACTCAACGCAGAACAGTTTTTTAATGCGCACGAGCTGGAAACCATAGATGTGCTGAGTAATCTGATCTTACCACCAAATGAAAATGGTGGGCCCACGGAAGCAGGGGTACCAGATTTTGTCGAATTTATGGCTAAGGATATTCCCGAATTACAAACGACCCTCAGGGGAGGTTTGATGTGGCTCGATCACAAAAGCAACACCGATTATGGTACTGAATTTAAAATTAGCCCGGAGGTATCCCAAAAAGCGATCCTGGATCCCATTGCCTTTTATGATCCTGAAATCCCGATGGATGACCATCCATTGGAAGTGCAGTTCTTTAACCTGATGCGAAATCTTACCCTCACGGGCTACTACACTTCAAAAGTGGGGATCAAAGACCTCGGCTACCAGGGTAATATGCCCAATATATGGGATGGGGTTCCTCAGGACGTTCTGGATCAGCACGGGATGGCTTATGAAGAGGAATGGCTGGCTAAGTGTATTGACCAGAGCAAAAGAGGAGTGATCGCCGAATGGGATGAAAACGGAAATTTGCTTACCTGA
- a CDS encoding M15 family metallopeptidase — translation MSPQVERDTVKAAEVQQPFPSLEELSDTTFVRLANYSSEFSYELRYATTNNFLKTKVYDCPECYTRKKTAVALIAANKELAERGYRIRFFDCYRPNSVQYKMWEIYPNPQYVANPDKGSIHNRGGAVDITLETLDGKVLDMGTDFDYFGREAHHDYLEMTEEVLRNRTLLKGVMEKNGFWSVRTEWWHYNLGSASRDPVANFSWKCP, via the coding sequence ATGTCTCCTCAAGTCGAAAGAGATACGGTGAAAGCCGCAGAAGTTCAACAACCTTTCCCTTCACTGGAGGAATTATCGGATACTACATTTGTGCGACTTGCCAATTACAGTTCGGAATTCTCTTATGAACTACGCTATGCGACGACGAATAATTTTCTCAAAACGAAGGTGTACGATTGCCCGGAATGCTACACCAGAAAAAAAACGGCAGTAGCGCTTATCGCTGCGAACAAAGAATTAGCTGAAAGGGGATACAGGATTCGCTTTTTTGATTGTTACAGGCCCAATTCAGTACAATATAAAATGTGGGAGATCTACCCAAATCCGCAATACGTCGCAAATCCGGATAAAGGTTCAATTCACAACCGCGGCGGTGCTGTGGATATCACTCTTGAAACCTTAGATGGAAAGGTATTGGATATGGGAACCGATTTTGATTATTTCGGCAGAGAAGCTCATCACGATTACCTTGAAATGACAGAGGAAGTACTTCGCAACAGGACGCTGCTCAAAGGGGTTATGGAGAAAAATGGCTTCTGGTCTGTAAGAACCGAATGGTGGCATTACAACCTTGGAAGCGCCTCCAGAGACCCGGTAGCCAACTTTAGCTGGAAATGTCCTTAG